The Christiangramia forsetii KT0803 DNA segment TCTAATGGCTGATGGTACACAGTATGTGGGAACAGAGGATTTTAATTTTGATGATTCAGGGATAGATATCGTGATTAGCAGTTGCTATAAGTGGATGAATGCCGGCTACGGTAATGGTTTTATGCTTTTTAATGAAAGTATTCAGGGAAAACTCTCACCTAAAAATCTTGGGTTTGGCTCGCTTCAGGGAAAGTATAAAGCTCATGAGGGCAATTTTATTGGAAAATTTGAACCCGGGCATTATGATACCCTCAATTTTGGAAGTCTGAAAGTTGCTATAGATCTTATGAACGAAATAGGCATGCAAATCATTCAGAATAAAATTAATGCTTTAAAGAAAATGGCGAGATATAGATTTGCCGGTGCTGGCTTATTAGAAGAATGGACGTTGGAGCGTGCTGAATTTTCTTCTCTTTTCAATATTAAAGGGGATGAAAAACTTTTTAATCAATTAAGAGGGGAGGGGATCATTACTTCGTTGAGAGGGAACGGAATTAGAATAAGTATTCATTACTTTAATTCGGAAAAGGATCTGGATCATCTCTTCAAAATCTTAAAGATTTAAGTTGAAATTTTCAGGAGACTGTTTCACGAAAATTTATAGAATATTCAAATATATCGTTTGCGTATTTTCAGCCTGATGAAGAAAATCCTGATTAATTTCTAAATTCGTAAAAATGAATATAACTAATTGATTTATATTGTTTTGTATTTCATTTTAGTTTTAATTTGAAGCATGAATTTTTAAATAAAAGCAATCATGCCAATTACAAAACAATATCTAAAATCCAGACCGGAGTGCAAGATCACTTTTGTGGTTCCTGCAAAAGAAGCGAGCAAAGTTGAGGTAGCCGGAGATTTTAACGACTGGAACACATCTTCTCTTAAAAAATATAAGAATGGTAATTTCAAGGGGCAATTAAACCTTCCTGTAGATAAGGAGTATCAGTTCAGGTACATCATAGACGGGGAATGGGTTAATGAGATTGAAGCCGATGCTTACAAAT contains these protein-coding regions:
- a CDS encoding isoamylase early set domain-containing protein; the encoded protein is MPITKQYLKSRPECKITFVVPAKEASKVEVAGDFNDWNTSSLKKYKNGNFKGQLNLPVDKEYQFRYIIDGEWVNEIEADAYKWNDFAATENSVLVV
- a CDS encoding aminotransferase class V-fold PLP-dependent enzyme, whose translation is MLIDNLRKGFPVLEQYTYLNTAASGPLSEKVWEFRQDHDMDFLIKASLLKEKMGDVLTEVRESVGQFFHCAPNRVALIPNFSYGFNSVLESLDKPKKILLVKGDYPSINWPVESRDFEVVYAEMGENFESNIIEKIEKEKPYFFAFSIVQYINGVKLSIDFLKKLKEQFPDLILMADGTQYVGTEDFNFDDSGIDIVISSCYKWMNAGYGNGFMLFNESIQGKLSPKNLGFGSLQGKYKAHEGNFIGKFEPGHYDTLNFGSLKVAIDLMNEIGMQIIQNKINALKKMARYRFAGAGLLEEWTLERAEFSSLFNIKGDEKLFNQLRGEGIITSLRGNGIRISIHYFNSEKDLDHLFKILKI